The following proteins are encoded in a genomic region of Oryza brachyantha chromosome 11, ObraRS2, whole genome shotgun sequence:
- the LOC107303447 gene encoding wall-associated receptor kinase 5-like, whose amino-acid sequence MSLETRLGIAIGCAEALSYMHSMHLTTDSLVCHGDIKPANILLDENLTARLSDFGLSRLLLGGTTRHTMNVKGSIDYVDLVCLRTGCLTPRSDVYSFGIVLLELITRKRVKEAKISLVKTFSEAFENGKMQLMEIFDDELVSEGNLEVLETIGKLAILVTEQLVKLWAGLRRGQSLLKISLGIFKRNAVSSVIRIKLQNVKVFTAGELIRVTQNYSRLIDENFMFSYVVYKGSLQDNKLVAVVRYFSGYSDNFINTVMIMSQIAHKNIIKLLGYCFEEDCPVLVFEHAFAYRRRLTDFLRLRGNKHHLSLELRLKIAVQTAQALTYIQSSSTKICWYNSAYTNLRTHAK is encoded by the coding sequence ATGTCCCTGGAGACAAGATTGGGTATTGCTATAGGGTGTGCAGAGGCACTGAGCTACATGCATTCGATGCACTTAACGACCGACAGCTTAGTATGCCATGGTGATATTAAGCCTGCCAACATACTTTTGGATGAAAATCTTACTGCAAGGTTGTCGGATTTCGGACTGTCAAGGCTGCTTTTAGGTGGCACAACTCGACACACTATGAATGTCAAAGGAAGTATTGACTATGTGGATCTTGTATGTCTTCGAACCGGGTGCCTTACCCCGAGGAGTGATGTCTACAGTTTTGGAATAGTTCTCTTGGAACTAATCACTAGAAAAAGGGTAAAAGAGGCGAAAATCAGCCTCGTTAAGACTTTCAGTGAAGCCTTTGAAAATGGGAAAATGCAGTTGATGGAGATATTTGATGATGAACTGGTCAGTGAGGGCAATCTGGAGGTCCTTGAAACAATAGGGAAATTGGCAATTCTTGTGACTGAACAACTCGTGAAGCTATGGGCAGGTCTGAGACGAGGCCAGAGCCTGCTTAAAATAAGTTTGGGCATTTTCAAGAGGAATGCTGTCAGTTCTGTAATACGGATAAAACTACAGAATGTTAAAGTTTTCACAGCCGGGGAACTAATCAGAGTCACACAGAACTACTCTCGTTTAATTGACGAGAATTTCATGTTCTCATATGTGGTCTATAAAGGATCACTCCAGGACAATAAATTGGTAGCTGTGGTGAGGTATTTTTCAGGATATTCAGACAACTTCATCAACACAGTGATGATCATGTCTCAAATCGCCCACAAGAACATCATAAAACTCCTGGGGTATTGCTTCGAAGAAGATTGTCCGGTTCTTGTGTTTGAGCATGCTTTCGCTTACAGAAGGCGTCTCACGGACTTCCTGCGTCTGCGTGGAAACAAACATCATCTCTCGCTGGAATTACGTCTGAAGATCGCAGTTCAGACTGCACAAGCATTGACATACATCCAATCATCATCGACTAAAATATGTTGGTACAACTCAGCCTACACAAATCTGAGGACCCATGCAAAGTGA
- the LOC121055795 gene encoding uncharacterized protein LOC121055795 isoform X2, which yields MASSAVEEEERQKAKRQKHIDQLNLVNSKGKRKFHQEEASGSKKKGKPPHPPKQGGSKAAQSTAQPLAGPKFKNPHCTFCDSDGHWHKDCPRFKEWLARKGIEWRPDAKKRGAHPKSS from the exons atggcttcatctgcag tggaagaggaagagcgtcaaaaggccaaaaggcaGAAACACATTGACCAGCTCAACCTCGTCAACTCTAAGGGCAAGAGGAAGTTCCATCAAGAAGAAGCCTctggatcaaagaaaaagggcaagcCACCTCATCCTCCGAAACAAGGAGGGAGTAAGGCTGCGCAATCAACTGCTCAACCTTTAGCTGGGCCGAAATTCAAGAATCCTCACTGCACTTTCTGTGACAGTGATGGACATTGGCACAAAGACTGCCCCCGCTTCAAGGAGTGGTTGGCCCGtaaag GGATTGAATGGCGTCCAGACGCTAAGAAAAGGGGAGCACATCCTAAGAGTAGCTGA
- the LOC121055795 gene encoding uncharacterized protein LOC121055795 isoform X1, with protein MASSAALSQLKRIEPLDGANYAEWKNNMLLNLGLLENDLALREDPPVEPKLADFMDENDEEYTNLKWAYDEKWPAWEKSNRVSLMYIKSNISPSIIGGIADSDNVKTYLANIESNYKACTKTYASTLIMKMGSSVYDGKKGIRQHIMEMSHMAHQLKTMDMEISEAYLVHFILNSLNSDYDPFKIHYNTQREKWTISELISHAVEEEERQKAKRQKHIDQLNLVNSKGKRKFHQEEASGSKKKGKPPHPPKQGGSKAAQSTAQPLAGPKFKNPHCTFCDSDGHWHKDCPRFKEWLARKGIEWRPDAKKRGAHPKSS; from the exons atggcttcatctgcag CTTTGTCACAGCTCAAAAGGATTGAGCCACTTGATGGGGCTAATTATGctgaatggaaaaacaacatgCTCCTGAATTTGGGGCTGTTGGAAAATGATCTCGCACTTAGAGAGGATCCACCCGTGGAGCCAAAATTAGCTGACTTCATGGATGAGAATGATGAGGAATACACTAATCTCAAGTGGGCTTACGATGAAAAGTGGCCCGCTTGGGAGAAATCAAACAGAGTGTCCCTAATGTACATCAAGAGCAACATCTCTCCTTCTATTATAGGGGGGATTGCTGACTCTGACAATGTTAAGACGTACCTGGCAAACATTGAATCGAACTACAAGGCGTGTACCAAAACCTATGCCAGTACtcttatcatgaaaatggGCTCTTCTGTctatgatggaaagaaaggcATCCGACAACACATCATGGAAATGTCACACATGGCTCATCAACTAAAAACGATGGACATGGAAATTTCGGAAGCCTATCTTGTCCATTTCATCCTGAACTCTCTAAACTCTGATTATGATCCATTCAAAATTCATTACAATACTCAAAGAGAAAAGTGGACCATTTCAGAGCTTATCTCCCATGcagtggaagaggaagagcgtcaaaaggccaaaaggcaGAAACACATTGACCAGCTCAACCTCGTCAACTCTAAGGGCAAGAGGAAGTTCCATCAAGAAGAAGCCTctggatcaaagaaaaagggcaagcCACCTCATCCTCCGAAACAAGGAGGGAGTAAGGCTGCGCAATCAACTGCTCAACCTTTAGCTGGGCCGAAATTCAAGAATCCTCACTGCACTTTCTGTGACAGTGATGGACATTGGCACAAAGACTGCCCCCGCTTCAAGGAGTGGTTGGCCCGtaaag GGATTGAATGGCGTCCAGACGCTAAGAAAAGGGGAGCACATCCTAAGAGTAGCTGA
- the LOC102719059 gene encoding putative wall-associated receptor kinase-like 16, which produces MIPEHWKVRTFTKREVIEFTENYSCPIGKGWSSDIYKGTLEDNTLVAVMKSREANEDQRKDFSNAAMVQSQIIHKNIIRLLGYCLEDEISVLVYEYAAKGNLSAILHSEEHFPLESRLKIAVRTAEALVYNHSCVIRHGHVTTTNIRHGSVTTPNILIDSNFVPKLAGFSLLRSSIRDNDGSSHFGSDNLNYFDPIFPKYGILTVKTDVYSFGLVLLELISREKPVYQEGENRLVSRFTRAYDTDGTGEAMFDERITTQENVPVLDDIGRLALRCTSSETNARPTMSEVAGRLEMIRSSWQRRRMAMGATRR; this is translated from the coding sequence ATGATACCAGAACACTGGAAAGTTAGAACATTCACAAAGAGAGAAGTAATCGAGTTCACAGAGAACTACTCGTGCCCAATTGGTAAAGGTTGGTCATCTGATATCTACAAAGGAACACTTGAGGACAACACACTGGTGGCCGTGATGAAGTCCCGTGAGGCGAATGAGGATCAGAGGAAGGATTTCAGCAATGCAGCAATGGTGCAGTCTCAGATCATCCACAAGAACATCATTAGGCTTTTAGGCTATTGCTTGGAGGATGAGATCTCAGTCCTGGTCTATGAGTATGCTGCTAAAGGGAATCTCTCTGCCATTCTGCACAGCGAAGAACACTTCCCACTGGAATCACGTCTGAAGATTGCAGTTAGGACTGCAGAAGCATTAGTGTACAATCATTCTTGCGTCATCCGACACGGTCATGTTACGACAACCAATATCCGACACGGTTCTGTTACGACACCAAATATACTTATAGACAGTAATTTTGTGCCGAAGCTAGCAGGTTTTTCACTCTTGAGGAGCTCCATTAGGGACAACGATGGTTCATCACATTTTGGTTCTGACAATCTGAACTACTTTGATCCAATTTTTCCAAAGTATGGGATACTGACAGTCAAAACCGATGTGTACAGCTTCGGCCTTGTCCTCTTGGAACTCATTAGCAGGGAGAAACCAGTTTATCAAGAGGGCGAGAATCGCCTCGTCTCTAGATTCACAAGAGCTTACGACACAGATGGAACAGGAGAAGCAATGTTCGATGAGAGAATCACAACACAAGAAAACGTCCCTGTCCTTGACGATATTGGGAGGCTGGCATTGAGATGCACCAGTTCAGAAACGAACGCTAGGCCAACAATGAGCGAAGTGGCTGGACGCCTTGAGATGATCAGGAGCTCTTGGCAACGGAGGAGGATGGCCATGGGAGCTACGAGACGTTAA
- the LOC107305285 gene encoding phytosulfokines-like, whose product MAPPRCSTALLLLLLSLLLFLLCVSQAAQEETVDGSRSGQPLQEQHGGKVVEEKAASFAAAVAEEEEQCDGAGGGEEEECLMRRTLMAHTDYIYTQGNHH is encoded by the exons ATGGCGCCACCACGGTGCAGCACCGctctactgctgctgctgctgtctctcctcctcttcctgctCTGCGTCTCCCAAGCAGCCCAAGAGGAGACCGTCGACGGATCAAGATCAGGCCAGCCACTCCAAGAGCAGCACGGCGGCAAG GTGGTGGAGGAGAAAGCGGCGAgcttcgcggcggcggtggcggaggaggaggagcagtgcgacggcgccggagggggagaagaggaggagtgCTTGATGAGGAGGACGCTGATGGCGCACACCGACTACATCTACACCCAGGGAAACCACCACTAG